A window of Pseudomonas alcaliphila JAB1 genomic DNA:
GGGAAACCGCTTGCTGCAACTGAGAGGCGAACTGCTCGATGGGCATAGAGCCCAGATCGACGCCTTCACGAGTACGGACAGCAACGGATCGAGTCTCGACTTCCCGATCTCCAATAACCAAGAGATAGGGAACCTTGAGCAAGGTATGCTCGCGGATTTTAAAGCCGATCTTTTCGTTTCTCAAGTCAACCTTGGCACGAAAACCGCTTTGATTGAGAGTTTTCTCGACTTCACGGGCAAAATCGGCCTGCTTGTCGGTGATATTCATGATCACTGCCTGGGTCGGAGCGAGCCAAGCCGGGAAGGAACCGGCGTAGTGCTCGATCAGCATACCGATGAAACGCTCGAACGAACCGAGGATCGCGCGGTGCAACATGACCGGGCGTTTGCGGTTGTTGTCTTCGGCGATGTAGCTGGCATCCAGACGCTCAGGCAGGTTCGGATCGTACTGCAGCGTACCGCACTGCCAGTTACGCCCCAGACAGTCACGCAGGGTGAACTCGATCTTCGGACCGTAGAAGGCGCCCTCACCCGGCTGATATTCCCAGGCCAGGCCGGATTCATTCAGCGCTTCGGCCAGCGCGCCTTCGGCGCGATCCCACAGCTCGTCGGAGCCCACGCGCTTGGCAGGACGGGTCGAAAGCTTCATGGCGATATCGCTGAAGCCGAAGTCCGCATAGACCTGCAGGGTCAGCTTGATGAAATCGGCCGCTTCCTTCTTGACCTGATCCTCGGTACAGAAGATGTGCGCATCGTCCTGCACGAAGCCACGCACGCGCATGATGCCGTGCAGCGCGCCGGACGGCTCGTTGCGATGGCAAGCACCGAACTCGGCGAGGCGCAGCGGCAGGTCGCGGTAGGACTTCAGGCCCTGGTTGAAGATCTGCACGTGGCACGGGCAGTTCATCGGCTTGACCGCATAGTCGCGGTTTTCCGAAGCCGTGGTGAACATGTTCTCGGCGTAGTTGGACCAGTGCCCAGAGCGCTCCCAGAGGATGCGGTCGACCACCTGCGGCGTGCGCACTTCCACGTAGCCGTTCTCACGCTGCACCTGGCGCATGTACTGCTCCAGCACCTGATAGACGGTCCAGCCATTGGGGTGCCAGAACACCATGCCCGGTGCTTCTTCCTGCAGATGGAACAAATCCAGCTGCTTGCCGATGCGACGGTGATCGCGCTTCTCTGCCTCTTCGATACGCTGGATATAGGCAGCCAGCTGCTTCTTGTCCGCCCAGGCAGTGCCGTAGATACGCTGCAGCTGCTCGTTTTTCGAGTCGCCACGCCAGTAGGCACCGGAAATGCGGGTCAGCTTGAACGCCTTGAGAAAGCGCGTGTTCGGCACGTGCGGGCCACGGCACATGTCGACGTATTCTTCATGGAAATACAGCCCCATAGCCGTTTCGTCCGGCATGTCGTCGATCAGACGCAGCTTGTATTCCTCGCCACGCGACTTGAACAGCTCGATGACCTCGGCACGCGGCGTCATCTTCTTGATGACGTCGTAGTCCTTCTCGATCAACTCGGCCATGCGCTTTTCAATGGCCGCCATGTCTTCCGGCGTGAAGGGACGATCGATGGCGATATCGTAATAGAAGCCTTCGTCAATGACCGGCCCGATCACCATCTTGGCGTTCGGGTACAGCTGCTTGACCGCATGCCCAACCAGGTGGGCACAGGAGTGACGGATGATCTCCAGCCCCTCTTCGTCCTTCGGCGTAATGATCTGCAAGGTGGCATCGGTATCGATCACGTCACAGGCATCGACCTGCTTGCCGTTTACCCTGCCAGCAAGGGTGGCCTTGGCCAGACCCGCACCAATGGATTGCGCGACCTCCAGCACGGATACCGGATGATCGAACGAACGCTGACTGCCGTCGGGAAGAGTAATGATGGGCATGGCGCCTCCTCTCCTAGTGGTGACCCCTACCAAAGGTCACGTGGGTTGGGATGAGCCAGGAAGCGATTCAGCGGTGTACCCACCTAACGATGGCAGGAGCCCGAAGGCCAACCAGACCGAACCAGAGTCACTGGAAGTAAAAGAGTGCGGATGCTTTCAGAAAGCCTGAGCCCTGACAAGCTGCCGCTTGAAACAAACACGCAAAACCTGCTCGAAAAATCCGAGCAATAAAAAAGGGGTCGCTTAGCGACCCCTTCTTATCGATTTGGTAGGCACAATTGGACTCGAACCAACGACCCCCACCATGTCAAGGTGGTGCTCTAACCAACTGAGCTATGTGCCTTCGATGGGTGCGCATTCTACGCAGATCTTTTTGGCCGTCAACAGATTTTTTCGCTAACTCACTGAAATAGGCCAATTTTTTATCGAAACCCGATCGTTGAATATTTTGCACGGAGACTAGCCGGCCATTTTCAACTCAGGTAGCATCGGATCATTCGTAAAAAATAAAGAACAGAGGTTCAAGATGGCGCACACGGCATATCCACAATCCTATTACGCCGCTTCAGCCAACCCCGTCCCGCAACGCCCTGCTCTGCAAGGTGAGGTGGAGACCGATGTGTGCATCATCGGTGCGGGCTACACCGGCCTGTCCACTGCACTGTTCCTGCTGGAGAACGGTTTCAAGGTGAGCATCGTCGAAGCGGCCAAGGTCGGCTTTGGTGCATCGGGCCGCAACGGCGGCCAGATCGTCAATAGCTACAGCCGAGACATCGACGTGATCGAACGCACGGTCGGCCCCAAGCAGGCGCAATTGCTTGGGCAGATGGCTTTCGAGGGTGGCCGCATCATCCGTGAGCGCATCGCCAAATACGACATCCAGTGCGACCTGAAGGACGGTGGCGTATTCGCCGCGTTGACCAGCAAGCAGATGGGCCACTTGGAATCGCAGAAGAAACTCTGGGAGCGCTACGGCCACACCCAGCTGGAACTGATGGACGCCAAGCGCATTCGCGAAGTGGTTGCTACCGAGAACTATATCGGCGGGATGCTGGACATGAGCGGTGGCCATATCCACCCACTGAATCTGGCCCTGGGCGAAGCCGCTGCAGTGGAGTCGCTGGGTGGCGTGATCTATGAACAGTCCCCGGCCACACGCATCGAGCGCGGCGCCAAACCGGTGGTGCACACCCCGGAAGGTCGCATCAAGGCCAAGTTCGTGGTCGTCGCAGGTAACGCCTACCTGGGCAATCTGGTGCCGGAGTTGGCGTCCAAGTCAATGCCGTGCGGCACGCAGGTGATCACCACCGAGCCGCTGTCCGACGAAGTGGCTGCCAGCCTGCTGCCGCAGGATTACTGCGTGGAAGACTGCAACTACCTGCTCGACTACTACCGCCTCACCGGCGACAAGCGCCTGATCTACGGCGGTGGCGTGGTCTATGGCGCACGCGACCCGGCCAACATCGAAGCGATCATCCGGCCGAAGATGCTCAAGACCTTCCCGCAGCTGAAGAACGTGAAGATCGACTTCGCCTGGACCGGCAACTTCCTGCTGACGCTTTCGCGCCTGCCGCAGGTCGGTCGCATCGGCGACAACATCTACTACTCGCAAGGCTGCAGCGGCCATGGCGTGACCTACACGCACCTGGCAGGCAAGGTTCTGGCCGAGGCGCTGCGTGGTCAGGCCGAGCGTTTCGATGCCTTCGCCGGCCTGCCGCACTACCCCTTCCCGGGCGGTCGCCTGTTCCAAGTACCATTCAGCGCTATCGGCGCCTGGTACTACACCCTGCGTGACAAGCTCGGCGTGTGATCATCCTGCACACCACTGAAAACGGCGCCCGAGGGCGCCGTTTTCATGTGCATCATGGGCAGACCGACAAGGCCTGACACTGCCCAGGGCTACCACCGACCTTCGACGGCGCAGCGAAGCGCTCATCATCCGGCGCCAGACGCTGTGCGCACGCCTGGGCCTGCTGCGCCTCACGGGCACAGCCCTGCTCACCCAACACCTGCGACAGGTTGAACCAACCCGCAGCGAACCCCGGTTCGCGCTTCAGGCTCTCACGCAACGCCTGCTCGGCACCCTTGCGGTCACCATCGGCGTAGCGGCTGTTGCTCAGGGCAAACCATGGCAGTGACTGCTCCGGCCAAGCCTCGGCGGCGCGGCGATAGGCGCGCCGCGCCGGCTGGGCATTGCCAGTTTGCTCAAGGTCGTTAGCGGCCTTCATCCAGACCTGCATGTCGGCCTGCGCCGGCAGGCGCTCCGGCGGTAGGGTGACCACCGCCCAGCGACCACCGCGTGCCCAGGTTCTGTCGAAGCTGTTGAAGCTGTCTTCGAGCCTGCGCGTGGTGGCCGAACGCAAAATCAGCGTGCGCTCACGACGGTCGTAACCCACCACCACCGCGAAGTGCCATTGCGGGTACCAGTCGAACGCCAGGTTCTGCAGCACCAGCACCGGGTTACCGGCGGCCACTTCGGCGAGCACCGCCTCCAGGCGTGGCTGCAGCGGATACACCAGCATCTCGTGATTGCGCGCCGCGGCGACCATCTCCACCTGCAGACTGCCTTCACGGCTGGGGATATAGACCTTGTCCTTGAGCGCACCGGGCGTAGTCAGCACGCCACGCTGATTGAGCATGGTGGCCAAGGCAGCCGGCCCGCACTGGAAGGCGTCCTGAGGGAAGAAAGGTACATCGGTGAGCTCCACCCGCTCAGGCAAACGCTCGCCCACCGGTGATAACACCGGGGAGCGAGCGCAGGCTGTGAGTAGAACGATCGATGCGATACAGCAGAGGCGAATCAGCGATTTATGCATTTGACGAAATTGAAGATGTTGGTGGCGCACAGCATATCAGTGATGATGAAGATCACCAGAAACAACACGATAATGCCGACCACACCCGCACCTGCAGGCGCCTGATCCAGTTGCTGGTTGAACTGCGCCAGTTCGGCCGGGGTCAGGCTGGCGATACGCGACTCGACCTGATCACGGTCGACGCCCATGGACACCAGTTTTTCCTTCACCTGCTCGTCATCGAGCATGGCCATCAACTGCTCCTGATCCACCTTGTGCTGCTGCTCGGCGATCACCTCGTGAGTGCCGACCATCGCCGCATTCGCGGCAGGAATCTGCACCACCAGCAGCAGGTGAAACAGCGCGGTAATGGCTGCCAGACGGCGCATAACGGGGTTCATGGAAATTGTCATTGTGGTTATCTCCTGAGGGACGAGGTAGCCAATAGACAGCATCCAAATCGCTCGGGTTCACTCCATCAGTCTGCGCGGGTTCACATTTCCATCAGAAGCTGGCTGAGCACCGCACGCAGCTTGCCTGGTTTGACCGGTTTGTTCAGCAGCGGTGCACCCAGCGCCTGCAGCTCGCGCCGACAGGCATCGCTGCGATCGGCGCTGATAATCAGCGCCGGAATCGGCCTGGAAAATTCGTCACGCAGTTGCTGAATCACCTGGCAACCAAGCACCCCGTGATCGAGGTGAAAATCCGCCAGAATCACTTCCGGCGCCCTGCCCTGCAGACGCTGCAGCGCCTCGGGAAGATCAACGGCCGTCACCACCTCGCAGCCCCACTGCCCGAGCAACGCGGCCATGCTGTGGAGGATGTCCACCTCGTTGTCGATCACCAGCAGGCGCCGCCCCGGCAAGGGGTTACCGAGAACCGATTGCGCCACGGATTGCACCTGACGCCGTGGAGCCTCCTGCGCCAGCGGCACACGGATGCTGAACACCGAACCGCGCCCCGGCAACGAGCGTACCTGCACCGGGTAGCCCAGCATGCGGGCGATACGCTCGACGATAGCCAGGCCCAGGCCGACGCCCTTGCGCTCGGCCGCCCGCCCGACCTCCAGCTGATTGAACTCGAGAAAGATCTTGTCCAACTGATCGGCCGCAATGCCCCGGCCGCTGTCCCACACCTGCAGCTCGACGAATGCGCCACGGCGCCGTGCACCGAGCAACACGCCGCCCTGCTCGGTATAACGGCAGGCATTGCTGAGGAAGTTGCGCAAAATGCGCGTCAGCAAGCGGAAATCGGTATGCACCGCATAACTGGCAATTCGCGCCCGTAAGCGCAAACCACTGGCCGAGGCCACGCTTTCGAATTCCGAAGCCAGCGGCGCCAGCAGCTCTTCAAGGCGATAGACATCGAGATCCGGCTTGATCGCGGCCTGATCCAGTTTGGAAATATCCAGCAAGTCGGCCAGCAGATCTTCAGCGCCTTCCAGCGCCAGGTGGCTGCGCTCCACCAGATTCTGCTCGGCGCTTGGCAGTTCACGCTCACGCAATGTGGAGATCAGCAGGCGCGCCGCGTTGAGTGGCTGCAGCAGGTCGTGGCTGGCCGCGGCCAGGTACTTGTCCTTGCTGCGGTTGGCTGCCTCGGCGGCGTCGCGCGCCTCGCGCAGGGCCAGCTCGATACGCTCACGTTCCTCGATCTGCCGCTGCAGATTGCGGTTGGATTCGAGCAGCTCGAAGGTGCGTGCGGCGACGCGGCGCTCCAGTTCGTCGTTGAGTTGTTGCAGACGTTGCTGCGCCTGCTTGCGCTCGGTGATATCGGCGACGAAGCCTTCGAAAACGCCCTCGCCTTCGGGCTTGAGCAGCAGGTTCATCAGCACGTCGATGGTGCTGCCATCGCGCCGGCGCAGGCGCGTTTCGTAGCCGAGCAAAGCCTGGCCCTGACTCAGGCGCTCACGAATCAGCGTCAGCTCATCGAAGCCGCCAACGAACAGGTGCCGGGCCAGATCGTCCGACGACCACAATACCTGCTGCGGATCGTCATAGCCGAGCATTCGCGCCATCGCCGGGTTGGCCGCCAACACGCCGTCCTGCAGGCTGGCCTGGATAATGCCGTGCACGGCGTGCTCGAACAGCCACTTGTAGCGGTTGCGCTCGGTTTCCAGCTCTTCCAGACGCGCCAATAGCTCGGGGTAATGGCTCTTGCGCGCCGACTGGCTGCCGAGCCCCAGCAGCCCGGCCAGCGCTTCGTCAGAGCGCCTCGCCATACACCACCTCGACGTCACGCTGGGTCGATTCACGCGGGTTGGTGAGGATGCACGGGTCGTCCATGGCATGGCTGGACAAAAACGGAATGTCCGAGGTGCTGACGCCATGCAGGCTGAGCGTCTCGCGGAAGCCCATGGCGTGCTTGAAGGCGATCAGGTGCTCGACCAGGCGCTGGCGGATCTGCGCATGGTTGAGGCCACGGCAATCGATACCGAGGGTTTCGGCGATGACCTTGAAACGCTCCGGCGCCGCGCTGTAGTTGAACGCCACCACGTGCTCGACCAGCACGGCGTTGCACAGGCCATGCGGCAGGTCGAGGAAGCCCCCCAGACTATGGCTCATGGCATGCACGGCGCCGAGAATCGCGTTGGAGAAGGCCAGGCCGGCCTGCATGCTGCCGAGCATGATCTTCTCGCGCAGGGCGATATCGCCGGGGTTGGCGATCATCTGCACCAGGTTGCCGTTGATCAGGCGCATGGCTTCCAGCGCGTGCGGATCGGTCAGTGGACCATGACCGGTGGAGACGAAGGCCTCGATGGCATGCACCATGGCGTCGATGCCGGTACAAGCACTGAGGAAGGGGTCCATGCTCAGGGTGGTTTCCGGATCGATCAGCGACACATCCGGCACCACCGCCTTGCTGACGATGGAGAACTTCATCCGCTCCTGCTGGTTGGAGATGATCACGAACTGCGACACGTCTGCCGAAGTACCGGCGGTGGTCGGAATCAGGATCAGCGGCGGGCTGGGCACGCGAATGGTGTCCACGCCTTCGAATTCGAGAATGCTGCGGCCATGGGCGACGACGATACCGATGCCCTTGGCGCAGTCCATCGGGCTGCCGCCACCGACGGCGACGATGACGTTGCAGCCCTCGCTGCGATACAGCTCGGCGCCCTCCATCACCTCTTCCACCCGCGGGTTGGGCGAGACCTTGGTGTACAGGCAGTAGGCGATGCCCTGGGCCTGCAGGCTGGCCTCGATATCGCCGGCCCAGCCGGCGGCGACCACACCGGGATCGGAAACGATCAGCACCTTGCGTGCGCCGAAGGTCTTGGCGTAGTTGCCGACGTTATGCCGGGAACCGGCGCCGAAGATGATCTCGGGGGAAACGAACTTTCGCAGCTGACTCAAATCGTGGCTCATACAACGGCCTGAAATTTCTTGTTATGGAATGGCGATCAGCCTACTGCATTGCCGGGTTAATGCAATGCGACCTGCGATCAGCTCAGCCGCTGATAGAAGGCATGCTCGGCGCGCAGCGCAGTGGCAAGATTGGTAGCCTGACGGAAACCGTGGCGTTCCTCGGCGAACAGGTGATATTCCACCGGCAAGCCACGCTGACGCAGCGCCTCGACCATGGCTTCGGTCTGGCTCGGCACCACCACCGCATCCAGCGCGCCCTGGAAGAAAATCACCGGCACCCTGATCCGGTCGGCCTGCAACAAGGGTGTGCGATCCAGGTAGCGCTCGGCATCCTGCTCGGGGTCGCCGATCAGCCAGTCCAGGTAATCTGCCTCGAACTTGTGGGTCACCCGGCGCAGCGCCAGCGGGTCGCTGACGCCGTAGAGGCTGGCACCACCACGTAACTGCGGCAGCTCGGCCAGTGCACGCAGCGCGCTGAAGCCGCCAGCACTGCCGCCGCGCACGAACACGCGCTGCGGATCGATACGGCCATCACCGGCCAGTGCGTTGATCGCGGCGCGAATGTCCTCGACTTCCAGCTCGCCCCACTCGCCAGCCAGACGCAACCGATAAGCACGACCGTAACCGCTGCTACCCCGATAATTGAGGTCGAGCACGGCGAAACCGCGCAGCGTCCAGAAGGCGATACGCGGGTCGAATACCGGGTAGCTGGCCGAAGTCGGTCCGCCGTGCAGGAAGATCACCAGTGGTGGGCGCTCGGCCCCATCAATCGGCGCATAGAAAAAACCATGGCAATGTTCGCCCTGCCC
This region includes:
- the thrS gene encoding threonine--tRNA ligase — encoded protein: MPIITLPDGSQRSFDHPVSVLEVAQSIGAGLAKATLAGRVNGKQVDACDVIDTDATLQIITPKDEEGLEIIRHSCAHLVGHAVKQLYPNAKMVIGPVIDEGFYYDIAIDRPFTPEDMAAIEKRMAELIEKDYDVIKKMTPRAEVIELFKSRGEEYKLRLIDDMPDETAMGLYFHEEYVDMCRGPHVPNTRFLKAFKLTRISGAYWRGDSKNEQLQRIYGTAWADKKQLAAYIQRIEEAEKRDHRRIGKQLDLFHLQEEAPGMVFWHPNGWTVYQVLEQYMRQVQRENGYVEVRTPQVVDRILWERSGHWSNYAENMFTTASENRDYAVKPMNCPCHVQIFNQGLKSYRDLPLRLAEFGACHRNEPSGALHGIMRVRGFVQDDAHIFCTEDQVKKEAADFIKLTLQVYADFGFSDIAMKLSTRPAKRVGSDELWDRAEGALAEALNESGLAWEYQPGEGAFYGPKIEFTLRDCLGRNWQCGTLQYDPNLPERLDASYIAEDNNRKRPVMLHRAILGSFERFIGMLIEHYAGSFPAWLAPTQAVIMNITDKQADFAREVEKTLNQSGFRAKVDLRNEKIGFKIREHTLLKVPYLLVIGDREVETRSVAVRTREGVDLGSMPIEQFASQLQQAVSRRGRQDLE
- a CDS encoding FAD-binding oxidoreductase — encoded protein: MAHTAYPQSYYAASANPVPQRPALQGEVETDVCIIGAGYTGLSTALFLLENGFKVSIVEAAKVGFGASGRNGGQIVNSYSRDIDVIERTVGPKQAQLLGQMAFEGGRIIRERIAKYDIQCDLKDGGVFAALTSKQMGHLESQKKLWERYGHTQLELMDAKRIREVVATENYIGGMLDMSGGHIHPLNLALGEAAAVESLGGVIYEQSPATRIERGAKPVVHTPEGRIKAKFVVVAGNAYLGNLVPELASKSMPCGTQVITTEPLSDEVAASLLPQDYCVEDCNYLLDYYRLTGDKRLIYGGGVVYGARDPANIEAIIRPKMLKTFPQLKNVKIDFAWTGNFLLTLSRLPQVGRIGDNIYYSQGCSGHGVTYTHLAGKVLAEALRGQAERFDAFAGLPHYPFPGGRLFQVPFSAIGAWYYTLRDKLGV
- a CDS encoding PA2778 family cysteine peptidase, whose protein sequence is MLSPVGERLPERVELTDVPFFPQDAFQCGPAALATMLNQRGVLTTPGALKDKVYIPSREGSLQVEMVAAARNHEMLVYPLQPRLEAVLAEVAAGNPVLVLQNLAFDWYPQWHFAVVVGYDRRERTLILRSATTRRLEDSFNSFDRTWARGGRWAVVTLPPERLPAQADMQVWMKAANDLEQTGNAQPARRAYRRAAEAWPEQSLPWFALSNSRYADGDRKGAEQALRESLKREPGFAAGWFNLSQVLGEQGCAREAQQAQACAQRLAPDDERFAAPSKVGGSPGQCQALSVCP
- a CDS encoding PA2779 family protein — protein: MTISMNPVMRRLAAITALFHLLLVVQIPAANAAMVGTHEVIAEQQHKVDQEQLMAMLDDEQVKEKLVSMGVDRDQVESRIASLTPAELAQFNQQLDQAPAGAGVVGIIVLFLVIFIITDMLCATNIFNFVKCINR
- a CDS encoding NahK/ErcS family hybrid sensor histidine kinase/response regulator, producing the protein MARRSDEALAGLLGLGSQSARKSHYPELLARLEELETERNRYKWLFEHAVHGIIQASLQDGVLAANPAMARMLGYDDPQQVLWSSDDLARHLFVGGFDELTLIRERLSQGQALLGYETRLRRRDGSTIDVLMNLLLKPEGEGVFEGFVADITERKQAQQRLQQLNDELERRVAARTFELLESNRNLQRQIEERERIELALREARDAAEAANRSKDKYLAAASHDLLQPLNAARLLISTLRERELPSAEQNLVERSHLALEGAEDLLADLLDISKLDQAAIKPDLDVYRLEELLAPLASEFESVASASGLRLRARIASYAVHTDFRLLTRILRNFLSNACRYTEQGGVLLGARRRGAFVELQVWDSGRGIAADQLDKIFLEFNQLEVGRAAERKGVGLGLAIVERIARMLGYPVQVRSLPGRGSVFSIRVPLAQEAPRRQVQSVAQSVLGNPLPGRRLLVIDNEVDILHSMAALLGQWGCEVVTAVDLPEALQRLQGRAPEVILADFHLDHGVLGCQVIQQLRDEFSRPIPALIISADRSDACRRELQALGAPLLNKPVKPGKLRAVLSQLLMEM
- the ercA gene encoding alcohol dehydrogenase-like regulatory protein ErcA; protein product: MSHDLSQLRKFVSPEIIFGAGSRHNVGNYAKTFGARKVLIVSDPGVVAAGWAGDIEASLQAQGIAYCLYTKVSPNPRVEEVMEGAELYRSEGCNVIVAVGGGSPMDCAKGIGIVVAHGRSILEFEGVDTIRVPSPPLILIPTTAGTSADVSQFVIISNQQERMKFSIVSKAVVPDVSLIDPETTLSMDPFLSACTGIDAMVHAIEAFVSTGHGPLTDPHALEAMRLINGNLVQMIANPGDIALREKIMLGSMQAGLAFSNAILGAVHAMSHSLGGFLDLPHGLCNAVLVEHVVAFNYSAAPERFKVIAETLGIDCRGLNHAQIRQRLVEHLIAFKHAMGFRETLSLHGVSTSDIPFLSSHAMDDPCILTNPRESTQRDVEVVYGEAL